A window of the Acidimicrobiales bacterium genome harbors these coding sequences:
- the ccsA gene encoding cytochrome c biogenesis protein CcsA encodes MTTTDIPASTSSKLTRRIGFAALVSMAIFLAMALVISPPEVSQRDAVRLFYLHVPTATIAFYFAPGIVALGSVMYLWKKSTFWDLAAGAAGELAVLFCAFTLATGMLWGKPTWGLYWTWEPRLTATAVSFVLFVGYLAVRKLDLDPVIRSQRAAVLGLVAAANTLLVRYSVQIWKGVHQGTTISPLDMQITGVMWGTALVGFGSFTLVFAWLLIHRFRVAWLEHQVAAVGLDRAISERRAEREGVESTNLPNDVRLTGEGA; translated from the coding sequence GTGACGACAACCGACATCCCGGCCAGCACGTCGTCGAAGCTCACCCGCCGCATCGGGTTCGCCGCGCTCGTCAGCATGGCGATCTTCCTGGCCATGGCGCTCGTCATCTCGCCGCCCGAGGTCTCGCAGCGAGACGCCGTCCGCCTCTTCTACCTCCACGTTCCCACCGCCACGATCGCCTTCTACTTCGCTCCCGGCATCGTTGCCCTGGGCAGCGTCATGTACCTGTGGAAGAAGTCGACCTTCTGGGACCTGGCCGCCGGCGCAGCGGGTGAACTCGCCGTGCTCTTCTGCGCGTTCACCCTCGCCACCGGCATGCTCTGGGGCAAGCCCACATGGGGCCTGTACTGGACGTGGGAACCACGGCTCACTGCCACCGCCGTCTCCTTCGTGCTCTTCGTCGGCTACCTCGCCGTACGCAAGCTCGACCTCGACCCCGTGATCCGTTCACAGCGGGCGGCCGTGCTCGGACTCGTCGCCGCCGCCAACACCCTGCTGGTGCGCTACTCGGTCCAGATCTGGAAGGGCGTCCACCAAGGGACCACCATCTCGCCGCTCGACATGCAGATCACCGGTGTGATGTGGGGCACGGCCCTGGTCGGGTTCGGCTCGTTCACGCTGGTCTTCGCCTGGCTCTTGATCCACCGGTTCCGAGTCGCCTGGCTCGAGCATCAGGTGGCGGCGGTCGGGCTCGATCGTGCGATCAGCGAGCGGCGCGCCGAGCGCGAAGGTGTCGAATCGACGAATCTCCCGAACGACGTTCGGCTCACCGGAGAGGGTGCCTGA
- a CDS encoding heme exporter protein CcmB, with the protein MLSDALLIARKDLLIERRSKVLTTQLLPFGMIVLILFGFGLSPDRRVATGDGEGRAVLAQVSPGLFWLAVFFSALLAFSRAFAIEAGDGNLDALRLTGLDPAGIFLGKATAIAVELFVVELVLGAGSFLLYAPELSHPLLLAVTVVSTTLAVALAGTLYAALASGMRVRDTLVPLLSLPALSPVLLGASIATEAALFGPSSDGWAWAGLLGAFALLYLGAGILAFGRVLEEA; encoded by the coding sequence ATGTTGAGCGACGCCCTGCTGATCGCCCGCAAGGACCTGCTGATCGAACGTCGGTCGAAGGTGCTGACCACGCAGCTCCTGCCGTTCGGGATGATCGTGCTGATCCTGTTCGGCTTTGGCCTCTCGCCGGATCGTCGAGTGGCGACGGGCGACGGCGAGGGCCGGGCCGTACTGGCACAGGTGTCGCCCGGGCTCTTCTGGCTCGCCGTCTTCTTCTCCGCCCTCCTCGCCTTCAGCCGGGCCTTCGCCATCGAAGCCGGCGATGGCAACCTCGACGCGCTCCGCCTCACCGGACTCGACCCTGCCGGCATCTTCCTCGGCAAGGCGACCGCCATCGCGGTCGAACTGTTCGTGGTCGAACTGGTGCTCGGCGCCGGCTCGTTCCTCCTCTACGCACCGGAGTTGTCGCACCCGCTGCTGCTGGCCGTGACGGTCGTCTCGACCACGCTGGCCGTGGCGCTGGCGGGTACGCTCTACGCAGCGTTGGCCTCGGGGATGCGCGTCCGAGACACTCTCGTTCCGCTTCTCTCGTTGCCGGCGCTGTCGCCGGTCCTGCTCGGCGCATCCATCGCCACCGAGGCCGCGTTGTTCGGCCCCAGTTCCGACGGATGGGCGTGGGCTGGCCTGCTCGGAGCTTTCGCTCTCCTTTACCTGGGGGCGGGGATCCTGGCGTTCGGACGAGTGCTGGAGGAAGCGTGA
- the ccmA gene encoding heme ABC exporter ATP-binding protein CcmA encodes MSEPSSPPVIQLAGAVSLLGQFPALAGADLEIGAGEIALLEGPNGAGKSTLLRLCAGLAPLHHGSGRVLDHDLGGRASRRALRRDVGLLSHATALYDELTVEQNIRFWAKANGTVDADIEPAMDALGLAGRLRTVPVAGLSAGQRRRTSMAILVCRRPLLWLLDEPHAGLDAAGRDLIDDLVRRAVAAGATVVLASHESDRANDLATMHVSVVGGHTTIVGTPC; translated from the coding sequence GTGTCCGAGCCGTCGTCCCCACCGGTGATCCAACTGGCCGGTGCCGTGTCGTTGCTCGGTCAGTTCCCCGCCCTGGCCGGGGCCGACCTCGAGATCGGTGCCGGCGAGATCGCCCTGCTCGAAGGACCGAACGGCGCAGGCAAGTCCACCCTGCTCCGGCTGTGTGCCGGGCTCGCGCCGCTGCACCACGGGTCGGGGCGAGTGCTGGACCACGACCTTGGCGGTCGGGCATCGCGGCGGGCGTTACGGCGTGACGTCGGGCTGCTGTCGCACGCCACGGCCCTGTACGACGAGCTCACGGTCGAGCAGAACATCCGGTTCTGGGCGAAGGCGAACGGCACCGTCGACGCCGACATCGAACCGGCGATGGACGCGCTGGGACTCGCCGGACGGCTCCGCACCGTGCCGGTCGCCGGGCTGTCGGCCGGGCAGCGACGCCGCACATCGATGGCGATCCTGGTGTGTCGCCGCCCGTTGCTGTGGCTGCTCGACGAGCCCCACGCCGGGCTCGACGCCGCCGGCCGCGACCTGATCGACGACCTCGTGCGGCGAGCGGTGGCCGCCGGAGCGACCGTGGTCCTGGCCTCCCACGAATCGGACCGGGCGAACGACCTCGCCACGATGCACGTCTCGGTGGTGGGCGGACACACCACGATCGTTGGCACGCCATGTTGA
- a CDS encoding sortase, producing MNHRTATIVGGIGRTLIALGLLVLSFAAFQLWGTNLQEARNQNALDDEFAEQQAAIAELTGTTTTTAPPETIVGETTTTAPPTTLAPEVIAELGDELIPDLGDVLGNIEIPSIGVDKSIVYGTRRGDLREGPGMYPSTPFPGQAGNTAIAGHRTTYGAPFGDLDLIQPGDQIIVETLYGTYYYEVLPQTDDDGNVSGHFIVDDSAVEVVDDQGDNRLTLTACHPKYSAAQRIIVSAKLVSAPAPELPTTTSTSIDELADEPTEPEVAEALPEENVLTESLGWNNEEKWPTILWGAAAALVALAGYLLGRAWQRLPAYVVITPVFLYVLWGCFTHLDKWLPAL from the coding sequence ATGAACCATCGCACAGCCACCATCGTCGGCGGTATCGGCCGCACCCTGATCGCCCTCGGTCTGCTCGTGCTGTCGTTCGCTGCCTTCCAGCTGTGGGGAACCAACCTGCAAGAGGCCAGGAATCAGAACGCACTCGACGACGAGTTCGCCGAGCAGCAGGCGGCGATCGCCGAGCTCACCGGGACCACGACCACCACCGCTCCACCCGAGACGATCGTCGGCGAGACCACGACCACGGCGCCGCCGACCACGCTCGCCCCCGAAGTCATCGCCGAACTCGGCGACGAGCTGATCCCCGACCTCGGTGACGTGTTGGGAAACATCGAGATCCCATCGATCGGCGTCGACAAGAGCATCGTGTACGGGACCCGCCGTGGTGATCTGCGTGAAGGCCCGGGCATGTATCCGAGCACTCCCTTCCCCGGCCAAGCGGGCAACACCGCCATCGCCGGTCACCGCACCACCTACGGCGCCCCCTTCGGCGATCTCGACCTGATCCAGCCCGGCGACCAGATCATCGTCGAGACGCTGTACGGCACCTACTACTACGAGGTCCTCCCGCAGACCGACGACGACGGCAACGTCAGCGGTCACTTCATCGTCGACGATTCGGCGGTCGAGGTGGTCGACGACCAGGGCGACAATCGGCTCACGCTCACCGCCTGCCATCCCAAGTACTCCGCCGCTCAACGAATCATCGTGTCGGCCAAGCTCGTGTCGGCGCCGGCCCCCGAGCTGCCGACCACCACCTCGACCTCCATCGACGAGCTGGCCGACGAACCGACCGAACCCGAGGTGGCCGAAGCCCTCCCCGAGGAGAACGTGCTCACCGAGTCACTGGGGTGGAACAACGAGGAGAAGTGGCCGACCATCCTGTGGGGCGCCGCCGCCGCCCTCGTCGCTCTCGCCGGCTACCTGCTCGGGCGGGCGTGGCAGCGGCTCCCGGCGTACGTTGTCATCACGCCGGTCTTCCTCTATGTGCTGTGGGGGTGCTTCACGCACCTCGACAAGTGGCTCCCTGCACTCTGA
- a CDS encoding DUF5317 family protein: MVLTPLAIAIGLIIGFLRGGTLDAVFKNRVMAWPLLAAGIVLQTIGESFDVPGRPFVVTLGLLCLIGCAMRNIHIPGTAVAGIGVTLNMAVLVVNGHIPVSFDALTAFGNDVTINPAATGLWQIETDDTSLSFLGDIVPTPVLHTPISFGDLIMLAGLMVIAMNVVLKGQARGIDPDDLFADDRTASNPGAGLPGLGADAVIDVDDDIDLRDAVVVIGPTGSSPAAGVTDAAESVELIDPASSPAPEPDGAAAPAPDGAAISDALFASVPDFDDDPIDLDELGGRPEPESGPQ; encoded by the coding sequence ATGGTGCTGACCCCCCTCGCAATCGCAATCGGCCTGATCATCGGCTTCCTACGCGGCGGCACCCTCGACGCCGTGTTCAAGAACCGAGTGATGGCCTGGCCGCTCCTCGCCGCCGGCATCGTGCTCCAGACCATCGGTGAGTCCTTCGATGTTCCCGGTCGGCCGTTCGTCGTCACTCTCGGTCTGCTGTGCCTGATCGGTTGCGCCATGCGCAACATCCACATCCCTGGCACCGCCGTCGCCGGCATCGGCGTCACCCTCAACATGGCGGTTCTCGTGGTGAACGGCCACATCCCCGTGAGCTTCGATGCGCTCACCGCCTTCGGTAACGACGTCACCATCAACCCCGCTGCCACCGGGCTCTGGCAGATCGAGACCGACGACACCTCGCTGTCGTTCCTGGGCGACATCGTGCCCACCCCGGTGCTGCACACCCCGATCTCGTTCGGCGACCTCATCATGCTCGCCGGACTCATGGTGATCGCCATGAATGTGGTGCTCAAGGGCCAGGCCCGAGGCATCGACCCCGACGACCTGTTCGCCGACGACCGAACGGCGAGCAACCCGGGTGCCGGGCTCCCCGGTCTCGGCGCCGACGCCGTGATCGACGTCGACGACGACATCGACCTGCGCGACGCCGTGGTCGTCATCGGCCCGACCGGTTCGTCACCTGCAGCTGGTGTCACCGACGCAGCCGAGTCGGTCGAGCTCATCGATCCAGCGTCGTCGCCGGCGCCCGAGCCCGACGGTGCCGCGGCGCCGGCGCCCGATGGAGCGGCGATCAGCGACGCCCTGTTCGCCTCGGTCCCCGACTTCGACGACGACCCGATCGACCTCGACGAACTCGGCGGCCGCCCCGAACCCGAGTCCGGTCCGCAGTAG
- a CDS encoding DUF222 domain-containing protein, whose translation MFLGGSNGAGDATPDEPTPSGPEPSLHDRILDAEAAVRQARATYWKLLAEAAEHAGPSVSQHRNEALWLADSLRIPKGTAGSHCHRGRLLYHHLPALGDAFDHGVINEEHVGLFHRLWRRPELRAHLTADLDGLIGFARNDWATCKELFDAWETIVDPIDPNEYAERAHADRGLATTEPVSQQVLIQILSTTAAWAQIQPALEAKTAELFEADWANARARLGDDATMADLGRSDSQRRHDAFVIIMRHGIGADPTLANVTGNAVMDDQTFQEEAERRDAIANGQEPVRRPLAPGEAIERARTRRCETITGMALSPADAFDYTIAGHVRLYRMNTTTGEFSQSPRTRLFKGALRTGILIRDRHCQGPGCDTHARHCDIDHTTRYEDGGATTPTNGQPLCGPCHRHKSRLEMLGLWPPAP comes from the coding sequence ATGTTCCTTGGCGGCAGCAACGGGGCAGGCGACGCCACCCCCGACGAACCGACCCCCAGCGGTCCCGAGCCGTCGCTGCACGACCGGATCCTCGACGCCGAAGCTGCCGTCCGACAGGCCCGCGCCACCTATTGGAAACTGCTCGCCGAGGCGGCCGAACATGCCGGCCCGTCGGTCAGCCAACATCGCAACGAAGCGCTCTGGCTCGCCGACTCCCTCCGCATCCCCAAGGGCACCGCCGGCAGCCACTGCCACCGAGGCCGGCTCCTCTACCACCACCTCCCCGCCCTCGGCGACGCCTTCGACCACGGCGTCATCAACGAGGAACACGTCGGCCTGTTCCACCGCCTGTGGCGGCGTCCCGAACTCCGGGCCCATCTCACTGCCGATCTCGATGGCCTCATCGGGTTCGCCCGCAACGACTGGGCCACCTGCAAGGAACTCTTCGACGCCTGGGAAACCATCGTCGACCCGATCGACCCCAACGAATACGCCGAGCGAGCCCACGCCGACCGGGGCCTCGCCACCACCGAACCCGTCAGCCAACAGGTCCTCATCCAGATCCTGTCCACCACCGCCGCCTGGGCCCAGATCCAGCCTGCGCTCGAAGCCAAGACCGCCGAACTCTTCGAAGCCGACTGGGCCAACGCCCGAGCCCGGCTCGGCGACGACGCCACCATGGCCGACCTCGGACGCAGCGACAGCCAGCGCCGCCACGACGCCTTCGTGATCATCATGCGCCACGGCATCGGCGCCGACCCGACGCTCGCCAACGTCACCGGCAACGCGGTCATGGACGACCAGACCTTCCAAGAAGAAGCCGAGCGCCGCGACGCCATCGCGAATGGCCAAGAGCCGGTCCGACGACCGCTCGCACCTGGCGAAGCGATCGAACGGGCCCGCACCCGCCGCTGCGAAACCATCACCGGCATGGCCCTCTCCCCCGCCGATGCGTTCGACTACACCATTGCCGGGCACGTCCGCCTCTACCGGATGAACACCACCACCGGCGAGTTCAGCCAATCACCCCGAACCCGCCTGTTCAAAGGCGCCCTCCGCACCGGAATCCTCATCAGAGACCGGCATTGCCAAGGGCCCGGCTGCGACACCCACGCCCGCCACTGCGACATCGACCACACCACTCGATACGAAGACGGCGGCGCCACCACGCCCACCAACGGGCAACCGTTGTGCGGACCCTGCCACCGTCACAAATCCCGGCTCGAAATGCTCGGCCTCTGGCCACCCGCGCCTTGA
- a CDS encoding GNAT family N-acetyltransferase, translated as MASDDFEIRSDRLILRPWRSADSSDFAHMNADPEVMADLGGPLSRAASDAKLERFRGVWLEHGITRWVVTDQHDRFLGYCGIVVQPDDHPLGAHHEIGWRLARDAWGHGFASEAARAALTDAFGRVGCQEVFAYTAADNVRSEAVMERLGLERRSELDFAHDYAGVGPWHGLVWAATAPTP; from the coding sequence GTGGCGAGCGACGACTTCGAGATCAGATCCGACCGGCTCATCCTTCGACCGTGGCGCAGTGCCGACAGCAGCGACTTCGCACACATGAATGCGGATCCCGAGGTGATGGCCGACCTCGGTGGGCCACTGTCGCGTGCGGCCAGCGACGCCAAGCTCGAACGATTCCGTGGCGTTTGGTTGGAACACGGCATCACACGATGGGTCGTGACTGATCAGCATGACCGTTTCCTCGGCTACTGCGGCATCGTCGTGCAGCCCGACGATCACCCGCTCGGCGCTCACCACGAAATCGGCTGGCGGCTGGCTCGTGACGCATGGGGTCATGGGTTCGCCTCGGAGGCGGCGCGTGCCGCCCTCACCGACGCATTCGGCCGGGTCGGCTGCCAGGAGGTCTTCGCCTACACCGCTGCGGACAACGTTCGGTCCGAGGCGGTCATGGAGCGGCTGGGACTCGAGCGTCGGAGCGAACTCGACTTCGCTCACGACTACGCCGGCGTCGGCCCATGGCACGGGCTGGTCTGGGCGGCAACAGCTCCAACGCCGTAG
- a CDS encoding methyltransferase domain-containing protein, which produces MTSPDTLHHPRYTRSNGYDPAWVTENQMGPNALWLTEALTEVMTIEPGMKVLDLGCGKAMSSIFLAKEFGAQVWATDLWIPAAENQQRIVEAGVTDLVTPIHAEAHTLPYAAGFFDAIVSLDAYQYFGTADLYLGYLLDFLNAGGRLGAVMPATTRELGMEIPETLAPYWEWDFCCFHTPGWWRTHWAKTQKVTVDQADLIEDGWRDWLQFNDYIAPHVEGWWVDEVATTHDMLVADQGAELGFARVVASKR; this is translated from the coding sequence ATGACGAGCCCCGACACGCTCCACCATCCTCGCTACACCCGCTCCAACGGCTACGACCCGGCGTGGGTCACCGAGAACCAGATGGGGCCGAACGCCCTGTGGCTGACCGAGGCGCTCACCGAGGTCATGACGATCGAGCCGGGCATGAAGGTCCTCGACCTCGGGTGTGGCAAGGCGATGAGTTCGATCTTCCTCGCCAAGGAGTTCGGGGCACAGGTCTGGGCGACGGATCTGTGGATCCCGGCGGCGGAGAACCAGCAGCGAATCGTCGAGGCGGGCGTCACCGATCTCGTGACCCCCATCCACGCCGAGGCTCACACGTTGCCGTACGCGGCCGGCTTCTTCGATGCGATCGTGAGTCTCGACGCCTACCAGTACTTCGGGACGGCCGACCTCTACCTGGGCTACCTGCTCGACTTCCTGAACGCCGGTGGTCGGCTGGGCGCTGTCATGCCGGCAACGACTCGCGAGCTGGGGATGGAGATCCCCGAGACACTCGCCCCGTACTGGGAGTGGGACTTCTGCTGCTTCCACACGCCCGGCTGGTGGCGGACGCATTGGGCAAAGACACAGAAGGTGACGGTCGACCAGGCCGATCTGATCGAGGACGGGTGGCGTGACTGGCTCCAGTTCAACGACTACATCGCGCCGCACGTCGAGGGGTGGTGGGTCGACGAGGTGGCAACGACGCACGACATGCTGGTGGCCGATCAGGGAGCCGAGCTCGGCTTCGCCCGGGTGGTGGCGAGCAAGCGCTGA
- a CDS encoding SRPBCC family protein: MSEVTETGSFAVPAAALWELVADFGGLEKFMPGVTGVTTEGEGVGMRRMVPSGETQVIESLDVLDPEAMTLTYSIVSGPLPFKDYSATMVVTEDDAESCTLTWTGTFEANGVPAEKAEHLAGRIYAGGIAGYRAALGLG; the protein is encoded by the coding sequence ATGTCCGAGGTCACCGAAACTGGTTCATTCGCCGTCCCCGCCGCTGCGCTCTGGGAGCTCGTCGCCGACTTCGGTGGGCTGGAGAAGTTCATGCCGGGCGTGACGGGGGTGACGACCGAGGGCGAGGGCGTCGGTATGCGGCGCATGGTCCCGTCCGGTGAGACGCAGGTCATCGAATCGCTCGACGTGCTCGACCCCGAAGCGATGACGCTGACCTACTCGATCGTGTCGGGTCCACTGCCGTTCAAGGACTATTCGGCCACGATGGTCGTCACTGAGGACGACGCCGAGTCGTGCACGCTCACCTGGACCGGCACGTTCGAGGCGAACGGCGTCCCGGCCGAGAAGGCCGAGCACCTTGCCGGCCGCATCTATGCCGGCGGGATCGCCGGCTATCGGGCCGCGCTCGGACTCGGCTAA
- a CDS encoding glycosyltransferase encodes MGRCAFLSFRLGGSDGVSIVADQCQTMFGRLGWSTVTVAGEGPVDRIIEGLAIGSATPPSRADLEAALDDCDLVVVENLLTIPMQLSASRVAAEVLAGRPALLHHHDPPWQRERFASITELPATDPAWRHVTINQLTERQLRDRGIEATTIYNPFDTTALTERERTQLRRDQREHLGVGDDEPLIVHPVRAIERKNLPAALALAEAIGATYWLTGPAEEDYAPTLARLLDTARTRVIHEPAVSLPSLYAAADLVVFPSTWEGFGNPPVEAAIHRRPVLVGSYPVAAEQRAMGFEWPVFSGVDPDVVEVARREIVSPDPAVLDHNRAVAIERLDIGVATARLLYVLEQAGWQP; translated from the coding sequence ATGGGCCGGTGCGCATTCCTCTCGTTTCGACTCGGTGGGTCCGATGGCGTGTCGATCGTGGCCGACCAGTGCCAGACGATGTTCGGGCGGCTCGGGTGGTCGACGGTGACCGTTGCCGGCGAGGGGCCGGTCGACCGGATCATCGAGGGCTTGGCCATCGGATCAGCGACCCCGCCGTCTCGAGCCGACCTCGAGGCTGCGCTCGACGACTGCGATCTGGTCGTGGTCGAGAACCTGCTCACGATCCCGATGCAGCTGTCGGCCAGTCGAGTGGCGGCCGAGGTGTTGGCTGGCCGGCCGGCGCTGCTGCATCATCACGACCCGCCGTGGCAGCGCGAGCGGTTCGCTTCGATCACGGAACTCCCGGCGACCGACCCGGCGTGGCGCCACGTCACGATCAACCAGTTGACCGAGCGACAGCTGCGAGATCGGGGCATCGAGGCCACGACGATCTACAACCCGTTCGACACGACCGCCCTGACCGAGCGCGAGCGCACCCAGCTCCGTCGTGACCAGCGCGAACATCTCGGCGTTGGCGACGATGAGCCACTGATCGTGCACCCGGTGCGAGCGATCGAGCGCAAGAATCTGCCGGCTGCGCTGGCCCTGGCCGAGGCGATCGGCGCCACGTACTGGCTGACCGGTCCGGCCGAGGAGGACTATGCGCCGACGCTGGCCCGTCTGCTCGACACGGCCCGCACCCGAGTGATCCACGAACCGGCCGTCTCGCTCCCTTCGCTCTATGCCGCCGCCGATCTCGTGGTGTTCCCGTCGACGTGGGAGGGCTTCGGCAATCCGCCGGTCGAGGCGGCGATCCATCGTCGGCCGGTCCTCGTCGGCTCGTATCCGGTCGCGGCCGAACAGCGAGCGATGGGATTCGAGTGGCCCGTGTTCAGCGGGGTCGACCCCGACGTGGTGGAGGTCGCTCGACGAGAAATCGTCTCGCCTGACCCTGCCGTTCTCGACCACAATCGGGCGGTGGCGATCGAACGACTGGACATCGGGGTGGCGACGGCGCGGTTGCTTTACGTGCTGGAGCAGGCAGGCTGGCAACCATGA